TAATCCTGGATGGAGCTACAAAGATGTATTGCCTTATTTCAAAAAATCTCAGGATCAACGGAATCCGTACTTGGCTAAGGATAAAAAAATTCATGCAACAGGTAAAAGTttcttaactattttatttttattcgatgaTTTAGTGAGCAATAGTAACTAAAATTATGCAAAAGtatcataactttttaatgacTATTTcacaaagatataaaaaataaataaataaaaaacacattcaaTACACATTTTTCGACTGTTTCATTTCAGGTGGTTATCTGACAGTGCAAGACGCCCCATATAACACGCCAATTGGAGCTGCATTTTTACAAGCTGGTGAAGAAATGGGTTATGACATCATAGACGTAAACGGAGATCAACAAACTGGTTTCGGTTGGTTTCAATTTACTATGCGGAGAGGAACTCGTTGTTCCGCAGCAAAAGCTTTTCTCAGACCTGTAAGACTACGCCAAAACCTTCATGTTTCCTTATTTTCACACGTCACTAAAGTTTTGATAGATAGAAACAATAAAAGAGCATATGGCGTTGAATTTATAAGGGATACCACTAAGCAAGTTATATATGCCAAACGAGAGGTTATCTTGGCTGCTGGTGCCATTGCGTCTCCTCAATTACTCATGCTCTCTGGCGTTGGTCCAGCAAAACATTTAGAAGAAGTTGGAATTGAAGTGGTCTACGATTCGCCTGGAGTAGGTAGAAATTTGCAAGATCACATTGCTGTTGGTGGAATAGTTTTCCAAATTGACTACCCCATAAGTTTAGTTATGAACAGACTTGTTAACATTAATTCTGCTTTGCGCTATGCTGTGACAGAAGACGGACCATTAACTTCAAGTATCGGTTTAGAAGTGGTAGCTTTCATAAACACGAAGTATGCGAATTCAACTGACGACTGGCCAGATATAgagtttatgatgacgtcagcATCCATTCCGTCCGATGGTGGCACCCAAGTAAAAAGAGCTCATAGTATCACGGACGAATTTTACGACCAAGTATTTGGACATTTAACAAACAAAGATGTTTTCGGTATATTTCCTATGATGCTTCGACCAAAAAGTCGTGGATTTATCAAGTTAAGATCGAAAAATCCTTTAGACTATCCTATTATGATTCATAACTATTTAACACACCCTGATGACATCGGAGTTTTAAGAGAGGGTGTTAAAGCAGCTGTCGCTACGGCAGAGACTAAGGCTATGAAGCGTTTGGGCGCTAGATATAACAGCAATCCCGTGCCAAATTGCAAACACCTACCGCTTTATACTGATGAATATTGGGACTGTTACATAAGGCAGTATACCATGACAATTTATCACCTTTCCTGTACTGCAAAGATGGGACCAACAAGTGATCCGATGGCTGTGGTAGATCCACAGCTGCGAGTGTATGGAATAGAGGGACTCCGCGTTATAGACGCTAGTATTATGCCCACTGTCTCGAATGGCAATATCAATGCCCCTGTAATAATGATAGCTGAGAAAGGCAGCGACATGATAAAAGAAACCTGGCTGCCACAGAATCCAAAGAGGAAGCGGAGGTCGttaaaatgttcaaattttGAACGGATTTTGAAAAGAGGTCGCTTGAGTCCTCAGTGTGATATCGAAAGATGATATTGGTGTTGGTTagctagttattttaataaagccaTGTACAAAACGACAATAATAGACTATGTAATGTTAAGAATCATCAGACACTGCTTCCATAGAATATCTCGTAATTGTAACTTTTCTAGTCGTCttttttgacaaatatattcAATGCAATAAGCCCTTAACGTATACATCACGCTAGTATAGTACAACAATTTTCCTAGAATAGAACGTACTAATTAATTGGTTTGGatttttattgtcataaatttgtgtttattattataaggacTGATTGCTGTTAATGTTGACTTCTTATATAgatagcaaataaaaattattataaaattataactaatacttttttttaaattgaaattgtaatatttgttatttggtTTTCTGCATCTGGTTcgaaacaaatatttcttatgaaaaaaaaaaaaaaactgataataaCGCCATCtatgtatttattcttaaaCTAGGATATTAGAACTGCTATTAAAGTTACGGCTATTGCCATTGCAATATTCCAGTCTCAAAGATTTAACATAGATGGcgccaaaattttattttagacaaataaaatttcataattgcAAAAGTTTGAACACTAgtgttaattttcataatatatattacaaaacccAACTTATACATAGACGTAATATTACATTCTAGAAAGATCTAAAACGCAGATAAAAACTTGAATTAAGGTATAAtgagaattatttcaatacactTAAATCATTTTAGCTATTATGTTACACTAATCACACAATACGACTGTGCTCTCAGATTATAAGACAAAAGGACAATGGATCGAGGGGAACATTAAAGTgaaaaatcaaaagcgaataaTACCTCAAACCGTAACAAAACGATGAGTATCTACTTGTAGTTATGTATTagtttttgttgcttcactataatattCCGCGCGCTCCATCTAccgtttgttttgtaatatgagATTGTGCTTATCCTTTGTAAGATGGTTTTTGATCAAACAACTGTATAGAAACTTTAGTATCCGagtagaagcattacacttacttattgattgccAAAAGTCAACTACcggttaaaaagaaaaaatcaggTAAGatacctgagaagaaccggctaaaAAACTCAcctagtttttattttagcacAAATCACTTTAAGGGAAGAAAATGGGTATTACTTCGGTAATTTTATCTGTGTGTAAATAGTTAGTTagggtaatttttaaaaaaaatataagtaattttaatatactagtCGTGTTCTTATTTctctaatatgtattattattgtgtttaccTTCAGTAAAAAGCCGTCTTATATAACAACcggaaaaaaataacacaacgtCGCAACAAACGAAACGACTCTATAATCTCTAAAAACTAAATGtatgacaaattattatttaatctattgcATAATAATGACATCCTTGTAAGAAAAACTAACTATCAGACCAAAacgtgtttaaaaaaatgtatcaatacatacatacatttgaaGCAGTTTTATgtgctataaatttaaaaaataagagacATGTAttcgatttaacaaatatagcAACTCGGAATACATGTTATGCATTACACGTACTGTGCAACAAAAGACACACCATGATCAGTCAAAAAAGCGTCAGCATCtggtgtattttttaattgtctctTGGTGCACTGCGAacctaagtttaattttaagaaggCAGATTGATATGGCACGTAATAATAGTAAGTGTAAAGTAGATTCTAAAGTCAATGAAAGCGAtactgtaagagatattaaccaccccttacatcatcaatgcaaattcaaccttaggaactaaaatgttacgtcccttgtccTAGTTACACACTAACGTGTCAAACCAGAAAATAACACTACTAAGTATTGccatttggcggtaaaatacaGTTTAGATAGCTCTACGTTCCAATTTAATCCTGACACGAGAATTCGAAAGTGCTTATAAGAGcttgaacatattttatatcgatatttaatttataattctctGTTCAAATCATTGAATATCCCGATATATGCAAGTAGCCTATTCTTACTTAGATTAGATCAACGTCAACgagaaagaaattttaaaaacttcagTAAATTAACACAAAATCTCACCAAGCACCCCAAGGTTGATTAATAAAGATCAAAGTATTCTAACCGCTGAGCCGTCTGATATTATGtagtaatataaacaattaacaatgaccattattatataacaagaaGAAACGAACGTAAATTGCCCAAAGCATTTAAACTATCATGTAACAGTAACTATACTCGTATAACAATAGAATTTGCAAGTCAAGCTGCAAGTCAATCACAAGCGACCCAAGGGGTCACTGTCGGAAACGTCTATCATGAGAATAAGGTAAGTAGGGAATTGGAAACCACATGTAATTACtttaatgtcaataatttaaACCCAAATGTCATAGGGAGATTTTTTACAACAATTGTACAATTGAATACTTAAAAGCAATGACACAATACTTCGAACCCATAGGAGAAACCTTACCATAAAAGTACTGTTAGCCTAAGACCACAACTCCTTTTTAAGAAGGTTCGAAGTTACTCCACCACGTTACTCAAATGCGGGTTgcagattttcattcgacacTTGCTTGGTTTCCTTACAATGTGTATCATCACCGTCGATacgagttaaattataaacacatattaaacatataaaaattcattgCAACTTAGATAAGTtttccgccaaacagtaatacttagtactgtcgtgttccagtttgaaaggtgagtgagccagtacgTACCTACAAACACaatggacataatatcttagctcctaaggtgGTTGTGTATTCGCGATgtatgaaatgtttaaaataattcttattgacctaatgtctatgggcgatagtgGATGGTGGaactagatttaaaaaaaaaatcatttcttacCTTGCTATGCattcgtaaatattattatatacgtacaGTACGATTCTCTTCCACAACAGagcgatataaaaataaaccaaaacaaAGTTGGTCACAGAAACTGGTTAGATCAAACTAGGTCAACCAAGAACATTATTAAACCACAGCTGAACCTGCAACTATAACTAGAAGTCAACTAACCACCtcttacaaaacaaataactcAAACATCATAAGAACGATGAAATATCGCTTAAGTATTCATATTTCTGGTTTCGGTTGCTTACAAAACGAACGCACAGGAAACTATTAACACATACGAAAATTTTGTAACAAAGTTTCGTACATAGACCACAAAAATGAATTTCCTATTGAAAATTatgctacttttttatttcaattttataggtggattggcaaatgggccatctgatgataaGAGATCACCATTGTCAATATATTACAGACATTAGTATTGTAAGACATATTTTCCATCCCTCAGATCGATAATGCAACGATCACTCTtagaaaactaaaatatattatgacaactataatatattatgataacacTGACTCAATcgaccttcaaactggaacaaaacagtttggtggtagaatttatgatgagtgGTATCTACTCAGATGGGCTTCCACAAAATCCTACAAACTAGGCGATACAATAAAGACAATGAATAAACGACacgtacaaattaaaaaatatctattgcaCAAATTATGACCAGGCACATGGTCATCCCATGTGCCATGCGGCCATGCTAGCATGATGTCTCTTTTCATCACAATTCCGATCCTCATAAAACAGCTTTACTGTCACCTGTGTAGAGGCTTTCAGACgaagtatcatattttttacaaaaggtttttgaaattttatttctgtatgtgtcttataaaaatactataaactgGTCTAGGTTCGATCTAGTTCTATAACCGATGGTTGCAAGATCAAACCCGAGGTGAGCACCACTGACTTCTGCATGCGCCTAATTAGTATTCTTATATCTATTTCGAGCTaacggtaaagaaaaacatcgtgaggaaacctgcacgcgGTGGATGAGAATCTACCACGTGTATCCACTAACTCTCAATTTTCACCTcaaaagggagaagaggcctttgccTAGCAATGGGACATTAACAGGCTCCTACTCAACTACTGTCTTCAATCTGATTTATAGGTAAGTTGGTACTGAACTTCAGTATTCCTACCCATTAAAGATAATCATATACATCAACGTCTTATGcagtttttgtattaaaataaaaacaactaaatcgcattcaataaaaacttaattgatcATTATGCCATTTTTATTACGTGTTCGCTGAAATTGTTTTGGTGTCGACACCGTTACTTATTCTGGAGATATGCGAGGCGAATGAAATATTCACAAACATCACACGCACGCATGCAAACACACACAtgcaaaaaacttttttttttaacatcttaGTCAGATttgtaaattagtattaataataatataaattgataaaaaaaatacttataaaaacatCGCGAAGAACATCGCATGTGTCGACATCACCATCCTATACTGGTGCAGAGTGAATACATCTCAACATACGTTAAACGGGTGCAGCGTTCGCCTAGCAGTTGGACAGATGACGACGACCTTTGAAAAAGACTCGCTTTCAATGAGAGCAATTTCTAGAAAGTTTTTACATAATTtgaacaatttactttaaattaataaataacattctcCTTAGCTCTAACCtacttgttatttaaaattatgtctcTAACGGTATCCGACGGTAACCTTGATAGcaaaaaagtgaaaataagtagCAATAATACCACAATAGTTCAACGTTATACGGGCTGTCAACGTGAATTCGTAGTAATCCTGACCTTTTGTTTTGCCTAATAATTATAACCTTATATGTAGAGAAGAACTATTAATTCCTTTCTATTTTAAGGGGGAGGTTTACTCTTTCGTTCTGTGCACTCTCCCCACCACTTACTACCCTTTAATACCACTGTTCCCCTAAAgccatataataaattttatcccTCAAACCTGTCCATATTTTTACATCCAAAATGTTACGATTAAGCTTAACTCCTTTTGCTGGACAGAATCAGTGTTGAACGTTAAAgagttttgaatattatataataatttatccaatatgtttaaatcaaaacgatttatttgcaatttgttaaaattgattaaatccCTGAACCTAAATATGTAGAGCCGCAAATatattaacgtaaaaaaaaaccataaatctgtagaattaataaataattcgaatatatttttacagcttTTACAGCAATAGTTTTAGTAATACCGTGTGgttttcccacagctgggttAACGCCCCTCTATTAACTATAGCACAGCAAACTGGGCGATACAATGCAATTGACATTAATCGACAAGTCGATCACAAAGTGGTTTATAATTTACCGCGTAACGTTAATGCGGTACTACACGTTTCACGTCCGAAGGCTCTAATTTATCTAAACCAATTCATAAGCATAATGCGTGATGACGGCGTCCAAGGCAATCTCTGCTAGATGCAGAAAACTCGAACGACTTTCACTTTGCAGATCTGCGCCTGACCATGACAAACGTACATTTTTATGACGATCCAAATAGCCAGTACGAATTATATGACGTAGAACTGACTTACCGAGTGAGTGATGGCCGAAAACTTAACTAGTAGACAAAACGTTCTCTGCCTCGAAACTTACTCGCAATATATTAGTTGAACGACTTGTGTacctgaaaaagaaaaaaaatacattacaataaatgGATCACACGTGTATGTGTACTTTTACATAgtatacaattgaaataaaaaatgaaagatAATTCCAGGCGCACGATACCTTAAAAAGCTTAATTTAGTTAGCTTAAAagtatcatattatgtaaataatatttaacgaatGAATATTACATACTATTCATCGCCGATAGTTTGTATCGGGCTCCCAGTGAtcgaaattaaatacttatttgtatttatttatttttacaaaaacaatagaTTTTTTGGTTCCCATTTAAGGAATGGattattttgaatatcataATTCTCATTAAGAAATAGAAACAATTAAATCACGTATtaatgtatatgaatagaactattccaaccataaaGGGGagaagccaaataaacaataatttatagcaataaaaaataacgcgatattattggtattttagcttcattaatctatgatattcactttggatttgcgaaaataattgcgttttgaacgtcgacgaaactgttatcagaattttcgaagtaaaattaaagaggatataagtagttaagtgtaatagtgttgtattataaataaagatatattaatcataaactcttagtagtgcacaatataactgagtaattagcaaatcgcatgaaatacgtaccTAAATCTAAAGTCTAAGGTTTGTTCCTaaatctttattcctacttcgatcggaattgcctataaatatatattgtaaacgcTATCGGCATAATCCAAAAAACGAATCGATGCTGATTCTTTCGTACCTAGAGACTCGAtgctaatgttattaaatttagcaGGCGTAAAATTACCGCTACATTTTACTAATTCATGGATGGTTGAAAAGGAAAGCAACTCAGAGGATAACGAGTTCAGAGATTGTAAACAAAATGACTCCACCAACGAAGCTACGATTGTTGATGCCACAGCTTTATGGCAAAATAAGATGGATCATGCTCATAAGTTTAACAGCCTACgatcctaaaaaaaaattagaaggttcttgttaatataaaaaagaaaacagttatatgtatttaatattcttagctacctgttacaaaaaaatatttataatatcaaataaaaggtTACTAAGTGAATCACGGCTCCCCCTTATAATGAAATTAGCCTCGCCATAATATTGTACTGCCATTTTTACTAATGAAGAAAGATAGAAAAAGACACGTTTAGACATGATTTTGATATGGAGAAATGTTCCAACAAATttaccaaatataatttttaaccttcgtcctttatataaaactaattacgaCGTATTATCGTATTTGCTCAGTTCTGAAACTTCATTTATAGATACTAAGATATTTCGTTTCATAAGATCGTATAAAATTGTCTAATTTCTCAACATTAACGTTACATAAATCAGATGAAATCAACCTTACAATGCATTCATTATCGAGTTAGTCCATCGAACTTTGTCAAAGCCgacctttaaaaaaaacccaCATGATAAAATCAAACAACGCCAAAGAAATATACGACTTGAATTAAACACCATAAAAACCGATATCGCAAATCTAGCACGAACATAATTTGATATCAATGTATATACTTTACAAGCAGTTGTAGACGTACACGCAAATTCTTTATATACgagataaaatcaattttatgttCCTACTGATCAAGATCACTTCCAAGTAAATTACTGTACTTTCTATTTTACTCCTGTTACGACTGCAGGAAGTTGTATGAAGCTCTAAGATCAGTGTAGACTTACGCTAAGACAGTTTATAAGCACCGTTCTTATTACTCGACTAATTACAGTCAGTTATAGATCTATTTATTCACGAAGGCGTATCTCTCCACATCAAACTTTTGGCGCCTATTAGTACGAGTGACATGCACGTGCTCACAAGATGTATCTGGGTGAGTGAAACGATTAAGACAAAAGtaaatactgtaaaataaaaaaataaaagattatattttaaaagaaaaccttTCTGCTGAAAATGTTGATGGGGGGTCTTTGCGAGTAAATGAATCGTGGAAAACTCGGCATATTTAGTCTATATGATGTTAAGCATCATTCGGCGTGGCTCGAGGGTAGGACCGACTCGTATGCCGTGGCGGCTGAAACAAAAAGCTgctttgagccgagatggccaagttTTAAAGCCCTTTAAGCCAAGAAATCTCATATTTGCGAGTTCAAATCCGGGTActctgtattttcatgtgcttgctTTGTGTTGATAATTTGCCAAGTGTTCGACAGTGTAGAAATACATTGTAATTCATGTTGATAATAATCTGCTATATATAACCTACCATCATTAGAGCAGCGTAGAGAAATAAACTCCAAACAGTAGTGGCAGTTACGTTGGATTTATATCGACATTAGACTTCCATTCCGTCACAGGTAAAGAGTACACATTGATCTCgtgataaaattgatatatgtagttgttaataagtttaaatttat
This is a stretch of genomic DNA from Vanessa atalanta chromosome 20, ilVanAtal1.2, whole genome shotgun sequence. It encodes these proteins:
- the LOC125071738 gene encoding glucose dehydrogenase [FAD, quinone] produces the protein MAVLTTVSAATKAALTIGGISKLTFIPAMLAALAYFHYDVFDPESRPFNQKYLREEYDFIIVGGGSAGSVLANRLSEIEGWNVLLLEAGGHETDISDVPLLSLYLHKSKLDWKYRTEPQDSACQAMVDKRCSWTKGKVLGGSSVLNTMLYIRGNKRDFDHWESLGNPGWSYKDVLPYFKKSQDQRNPYLAKDKKIHATGGYLTVQDAPYNTPIGAAFLQAGEEMGYDIIDVNGDQQTGFGWFQFTMRRGTRCSAAKAFLRPVRLRQNLHVSLFSHVTKVLIDRNNKRAYGVEFIRDTTKQVIYAKREVILAAGAIASPQLLMLSGVGPAKHLEEVGIEVVYDSPGVGRNLQDHIAVGGIVFQIDYPISLVMNRLVNINSALRYAVTEDGPLTSSIGLEVVAFINTKYANSTDDWPDIEFMMTSASIPSDGGTQVKRAHSITDEFYDQVFGHLTNKDVFGIFPMMLRPKSRGFIKLRSKNPLDYPIMIHNYLTHPDDIGVLREGVKAAVATAETKAMKRLGARYNSNPVPNCKHLPLYTDEYWDCYIRQYTMTIYHLSCTAKMGPTSDPMAVVDPQLRVYGIEGLRVIDASIMPTVSNGNINAPVIMIAEKGSDMIKETWLPQNPKRKRRSLKCSNFERILKRGRLSPQCDIER